The Candidatus Bathyarchaeota archaeon genomic interval TTCGAGACGGCTGTAGAAGCTATCTCGGAGGATCCGGGATTTAAAGACACTTCCGACGGCTCCGACGACTATAGGCTCCTCGACCATATCCAGCTTCGAGGCCACGGCGTAGCAGGCCGAGGCAAGCTCGGCTCCCCCTCTGTCTAAGATGTCTATAGCCACCTCATCACCGGCTTCTGCAACCTCGTCTACTAGGACGGCTAACTCGGCGATCCTAGTGGAGTCTCCCTCCATAACCCTGTAGACGATCTCCATAAGGTCTATAGGCTCTACTAACTCGAAACGTTCCATAAATGCCTCAAGGAGTTTAGTCCTCACCCCCCTGCCGTCGCACGCCTTAGCAGCCGCCTGAAGAGCCTCCCTGGCTATCCAGTATCCGCTTCCCTCGTCTCCGAAAACCCATCCCCAACCCCCCGCCCTAGCCCTCTCACCTCTACTGTTCATACCGAAGGCTATACTACCGGTTCCGGCTATGACGGCAACCCCGGGGTCGCCATAGGTTACGGCGTAATAGGCCGTGACTGCGTCGTGTTCGACCACTACGTCGGCCGTAGACGGTATCGGAAGGCTCTTGACGATGGACCAGGCTCTCTCAAGGTCCTTTCTAGTGTCTATATCGGCCAAGCCTATGGAGAATACCTTTACTGAATTCACAGTAAGACCGGCTCTAGATAGCGCGTCTATTATAGAGTTCCAAACGTTTCTCTTCACCAGGTCTGAAGCCAATAGCACTCCGCTTGGACCTGTAGAAGCCGTAGATAAGAGTTCACCGTCTTCGTCGAATACTATGCACGTCGTCTTCGTCTTACCACCGTCTACAGCTATCAGGACCATCCTTCCACGGTCAGAAATAGCAAAGAGGTATATTCTAAACGTTACTCACATCAGAGAGATGAACAACCATATATGAGATCACCTCGACTTTACCGATCCTATAGAGGGATAAAAGTTGGTTAAGAGAGTATCCTATAAGGACATCGGTCTAAGATATGCTCTCAGCCCGTTCTATGAACCGGTCTTGAGGATCAAACCTGGCGAACGTATAATAGTAGAGGTTCAAGACGCCTCTTCGGGTCAGATTAGACATAGAGGTGATGTGAGAGATAGGAGCAAGGTTCCCTATGGAAACCCGGTCGTCGGCCCGATATACATCGAAGGATGCGGTGAAGGCGATAGTCTAGCTGTCAGAATCGAGGACATAAAGCCGAGTATAAACCTAGGGGTCACATACTTCTCCGGGTTTACCGGGAGCTACTTCATAGGAGACCATGCTATCGGGTTTACAAGGGTCGAGATACCCTCCGCGGCGAGGATATGCCGTATAGAAGAAGACCTCGTCTACTTCTCAGACAGGCTGGCTATTCCGTATAGACCGATGATAGGCACAATAGGTACAGCCCCCAAACTCGAACTTTATGGGATGTCTAGTAGCCTATCGGTGGGGCCTAACGGAGGTAACATGGATATCCCCGACATAACCGTAGGCGCTGAAGTTTATCTTCCGGTTTTTCATGAAGGGGGTCTTCTATACATCGGAGACGCGCATGCGGTTCAAGGAGACGGTGAGATATCCGGTACGGCCGTCGAGATGCCTGCGGAGATAACTTTAACCGTCACGGTATTGAAGGGTAAGTCTATCAGATGGCCTAGGGTTAAGTCGAATGATGAGATAATGTGCCTAGTGTCTACCTCACCTGGCAGAGGCCTCAGAGACGCTATAAAGACCGCTTTCACAGAGCTTATACGGTGGATGGAAGAAGATTACGGCATCGACAGGTGGGAGGCATTAATGCTCCTAGGGCAAGTGGGTAGGATTAGGGTCGGAAACCTATGGAGCGTAGCGGCGAAGGTAAATGTGAAATATCTTAAGCCCTATCAGAAGACGGGATGGGGCGATACATCTCGACCTTAGACCCCCGAATATCTGAATTCGAAGGCGGGTAGAAGACTTGCTCGGCTTGTGGGGCGTCTGAAACCAGACGTCTACGTAGAACTACACTGCTGCAAACCGTCTAGCTATCGAAACCTAGTTAGTCCCGATAGGTTCACGTTAAAAGGCGTACCTCCGCTCGTGGGGCTTGAAAAAGGCGTATTGATAGGCTTAGTCTCGCCAGTGCTCATGGCTAAACTCAAGCTTAGAACCCCGATAATCGTGGAAACTCCTTGCGGAAGCCTTGACAACCTCGAAGTCGTCGTTAGGATTCTGAAAACATTCATCGATGCTCATTCGGTCTCAGAGGCCTTGAGCATATTGAGCGATAGGTATCCTGAGCAGATGGACCGGGTTTTAAAGCTCTACGGAAAATGGATGGTCTAAACGGGCTTAACCGGTCTTACGTTTTTCTAGAGGCTCTAACATTTTCAAGCCTGCTCTCTATTATCTGACGTGTTAGGTTCGGGTCTGCCTTGCCGCGGGTTATCCTCATGACTTGACCTACTAGAAAGTGGACGGCCTTCTCGTTTACTAGAGCGTCTTCGACGGCCTTCCGGTTCTCTCTGAACACTCTGTCGACTATCTTTTCAAGCTCCTCTCTGGAGCCTATCCTACGTAATCCCTTCTCCTCGACGATCGCCTCAGGGTCTCTACCGGTCTCCAGCATCTCTCTAAGGACCGCTTTGGCTAGATGCCCGGTTAACACCTTCTTATCCAGCAACCTAAGGAGCTTAGCTATGTACTCCGGCTTAACCTTAACCTCTCTAACCGATAGGTTCAAACTGTGTAGTTGAGCTAGGAAGTCTCCGACGAGTAAGTTGCTTAGCTCCTGAGCTTTCCCGTAGTGTTTAAGGCATTCCTCGAAGAAGTCGGCCAAGGCCTTATCGTTCACGAGGACCTCCGCGTTCTGCTCGGATACCCCGTATTTTTCGACGAATATCCGTTTCCTCTCGTCGGGTAGGATCGGTAGGCTACGTTTAACCTCGTCTATGAACTCGTCGGTTATCACGACCGGCGGTAGGTCTGGCTCTGGGAAATACCTGTAGTCCTCCTCGGTCTCCTTAACCCTAAGCGAGACGGTGACCCTCCTACGCTCGTCCCAGAACCTAGTCTCCCTAACGACCCTGATACCTCTCGATATCAGGCTACTCTGTCTGGTTATCTCGAACCTTAAGGCCCGTTCGACATCTTTATACGACGAGATGTTCTTGATCTCCACCCGGACGCCTCCCTCGAGGGATATGTTGGCGTCACACCTCATCGACCCCTCCAGCTCACCGTCGAAAACCCCTAGATGCTCCAGTATGGACCTGAGCTTCTGGAGAAACCGCCTAGCGTCCTCGGGGGACGTTATATCTGGTTCTGTAACGATCTCAATCAACGCTACTCCATGCCTGTTATAGTCTACTAGGGTCGCGGTGGCCGTGTCTATAGTCCCCTCATAGACGAGCCTTGCCGGGTCCTCCTCTAGCTGGAGGCGTCTGATTCTCACGACTTTACCGTTACCCAAATCCACGTAACCGCCCTTAGCTATGGGTGCCCCGCCTACACCGTCATACTGCGATATCTGAAAGTTCTTAGCCATATCTGGGTAGAAGTAGTTTTTACGCGTGAAATAGGTGAACCTAGAGATCTTCGAGTGAAGAGCAAGAGCGACCATGACGGCGGCTCTGACGGCCTCCTTATTCAAAACGGGTAGAGTTCCAGGCTCACCCATACAGACAGGGCATATGTTAGTGTTAGGAGGCTTTCCCCTATAGTCCGTCGGGCATGAGCAGAAGAGCTTGGTCTTAAGGCTGGTGAGTTGGCAGTGAACCTCAAGCCCTATCTTAACGCCGTCGCCGACCATCAGACGATAAGAAGACCTAAACAAGCTAATAGGGTTAGCGGTCTAGGGTTTAAGCTGGAACATCCACTTACCCGTTCTTTCATAGGCGTATGCGACTTTGAAAACTAAGTCCTCCCTCAGGGGAGGAGCCATGACCTGTAACCCGACTGGTAACCCATCCGATAACTCGCATGGCACCGATATGGCTGGTATACCTACGAGGTTAGCCGGTACAGTGTTTATGTCGCACATGTAGAGTTCAAGCGGGTCTTCGATTTTCTCACCTATCTTGAACGCGGTCATAGGCATCGACGGGCCTACAAGTACGTCGAACTTCTTAAACGCTTTCTCGAACTCCATCCTTATCAAGGTTCTAACCTTCAACGCCTTCAGATAATACGCCTCATAGTACCCGGCCGATAGGGCGAAGGTTCCCAGGATTATCCTACGTTTAACCTCCTCGCCGAACCCCATCCTCCTAGTTTTAGCGTATGCCCTATTCCAGTCGAGACCCTGGTCTGAGGACCTGAACCCGTATCTTAAACCGTCGTATCTGGCTAGGTTCGAGCTGGCCTCAGACATGGCTATTATATAGTAGGCGGCTAAAGCATAGTCTAGACTTTTAAGAGAAACCTCACCGACCTGAGCTCCCAAGTTCTCCAAGCTCTGAACGGCGTTCCAAACCCTCTCCCTTACACCCTCTTGAACGCCTTCGCCCATAAACTCCTTTATGACACCGATGCGTAGCTTCTCCAACTCTGGTGGGTCTGTGAGCTTAGTCTGATAATCCATAGGCTGAACTTTGAGCGAAGTGCTATCCCTAGGGTCATACCCTGCTATGACCGACAATAGAAGCGCGCAGTCTCCGACGTTTCTAGCCATAGGCCCTATCTGCTCTAGGCTGTTAGCATAAGCCACAAGCCCGTACCGGCTTACGAGACCATAAGTCGGTTTAAGACCTACTACTCCGCAGAAGGCCGCCGGGCACCTCACCGAGCCACCTGTATCAGAGCCTAACGCGAGCGTAGCCTCGCCCGATGCGACGGCGGCTCCGCTTCCCCCAGAGGAGCCTCCTGGTACTCTCTCTAGATCCCATGGGTTTCTAGTGGGGCCGTATGCGCTGAATTCTGTGCTCGAGCCCATCGCAAACTCGTCCATGTTTGTCTTGCCGATTATAACGGCGTCCTCTGCCATGAGTCTCTCGACGACCGTGGCGTTGTAGCTCGGCCTATAGCCCTTTAAAATCCTCGAGCCACACGTCGTCTCGACGCCTTTGACGCATATGTTATCCTTGACGGCTACGACGACTCCTGCGAGTTTGCCGACTTTAAGCCCTTTTTCAACACGTCGGTCGATGTTCTCAGCTTTTCTACGGGCCAGCTCCTCGGTAACGGTTATGAATGCGTTGAGCTTAGGCTCTACGTGTTTCAGCCTCTCTAGGACAGCTTCTAGATAATCCAGCGCCGATAGCTCCCCGTTTCTGACGGCCGACGCGACCTTCTCCGCCGGATAGAGTAGCGGGTTCAAGGCTACACGATCCTCGGGGCCTTTATGAACCTACCCTTCATCTTAGGGGGATTTTTAAGCACGATATCTGAGGGAAATTGCCTAGGCTCGTCTTCCCGGAATACGTTGTAGTGTTCGACGA includes:
- the gatB gene encoding Asp-tRNA(Asn)/Glu-tRNA(Gln) amidotransferase subunit GatB yields the protein MVGDGVKIGLEVHCQLTSLKTKLFCSCPTDYRGKPPNTNICPVCMGEPGTLPVLNKEAVRAAVMVALALHSKISRFTYFTRKNYFYPDMAKNFQISQYDGVGGAPIAKGGYVDLGNGKVVRIRRLQLEEDPARLVYEGTIDTATATLVDYNRHGVALIEIVTEPDITSPEDARRFLQKLRSILEHLGVFDGELEGSMRCDANISLEGGVRVEIKNISSYKDVERALRFEITRQSSLISRGIRVVRETRFWDERRRVTVSLRVKETEEDYRYFPEPDLPPVVITDEFIDEVKRSLPILPDERKRIFVEKYGVSEQNAEVLVNDKALADFFEECLKHYGKAQELSNLLVGDFLAQLHSLNLSVREVKVKPEYIAKLLRLLDKKVLTGHLAKAVLREMLETGRDPEAIVEEKGLRRIGSREELEKIVDRVFRENRKAVEDALVNEKAVHFLVGQVMRITRGKADPNLTRQIIESRLENVRASRKT
- a CDS encoding acetamidase/formamidase family protein → MVKRVSYKDIGLRYALSPFYEPVLRIKPGERIIVEVQDASSGQIRHRGDVRDRSKVPYGNPVVGPIYIEGCGEGDSLAVRIEDIKPSINLGVTYFSGFTGSYFIGDHAIGFTRVEIPSAARICRIEEDLVYFSDRLAIPYRPMIGTIGTAPKLELYGMSSSLSVGPNGGNMDIPDITVGAEVYLPVFHEGGLLYIGDAHAVQGDGEISGTAVEMPAEITLTVTVLKGKSIRWPRVKSNDEIMCLVSTSPGRGLRDAIKTAFTELIRWMEEDYGIDRWEALMLLGQVGRIRVGNLWSVAAKVNVKYLKPYQKTGWGDTSRP
- the gatA gene encoding Asp-tRNA(Asn)/Glu-tRNA(Gln) amidotransferase subunit GatA; the protein is MNPLLYPAEKVASAVRNGELSALDYLEAVLERLKHVEPKLNAFITVTEELARRKAENIDRRVEKGLKVGKLAGVVVAVKDNICVKGVETTCGSRILKGYRPSYNATVVERLMAEDAVIIGKTNMDEFAMGSSTEFSAYGPTRNPWDLERVPGGSSGGSGAAVASGEATLALGSDTGGSVRCPAAFCGVVGLKPTYGLVSRYGLVAYANSLEQIGPMARNVGDCALLLSVIAGYDPRDSTSLKVQPMDYQTKLTDPPELEKLRIGVIKEFMGEGVQEGVRERVWNAVQSLENLGAQVGEVSLKSLDYALAAYYIIAMSEASSNLARYDGLRYGFRSSDQGLDWNRAYAKTRRMGFGEEVKRRIILGTFALSAGYYEAYYLKALKVRTLIRMEFEKAFKKFDVLVGPSMPMTAFKIGEKIEDPLELYMCDINTVPANLVGIPAISVPCELSDGLPVGLQVMAPPLREDLVFKVAYAYERTGKWMFQLKP
- a CDS encoding DUF2119 family protein, with translation MNSKAGRRLARLVGRLKPDVYVELHCCKPSSYRNLVSPDRFTLKGVPPLVGLEKGVLIGLVSPVLMAKLKLRTPIIVETPCGSLDNLEVVVRILKTFIDAHSVSEALSILSDRYPEQMDRVLKLYGKWMV